Part of the Arachis hypogaea cultivar Tifrunner chromosome 6, arahy.Tifrunner.gnm2.J5K5, whole genome shotgun sequence genome, GTGCCCCATATTCTcaaatatattagaaaaataggGATTTCATTCCCAGAGTGATAAGGTCATCTCGTGCATGGCACGGGAGTTGAACTAAGCCAAGAAGTAAGAAAAGAAACCACGTAGAgagagaatgaagaaaaagatcGTTGTGGATAAACAAGATAGAGAGAGAAATAGCAACTAGCACTAGCAGGCACCAGGTTGAGCCTCTCAGCTTCTGCCTTCTGCAGTGAACAAACATGGAGGCAGTACACTTGTCTGCTGTTGCCTCCTGCCATTTCTCCACTTCTTCCTTCTCTCACAACCGAACCTTgtacacttcttcttcttcttcttcttcttcttcttcttcttcttctgtcaaACCAAATACGCTATGCTCTCCTTGGATTGGTTCAACCACACCCACTACTTCCTTTTCCACCCGAAACTTGTTCACGGTAAGTTCCAGAAACAGCAATTAATCTCCGAGTATTTCGAAGCAAGTTTGAAACTTTCATAGCATTCAGCTAAAAGAGAATTCGCTTGTGATTGATTTGGCCAAATGGGTCACTTGCAGAATGAGATATGGAGTTGGGTGAACTCCAAAAGCGTTACTGTGAGAAGGGACATGCGCGGAGTGGTGAGGGCTGAGATGTTTGGGCAATTGACCAGTGGCCTTGAGGCTGCGTGGAGCAAACTCAAAGGGGAAGGTTGGTTCTCACTTTCCATTTTTGTTTCTCAAGGGTTATTAGATATTCGTTGCTTGCATACTATGTTGCACATACAAAATACGATAGCGGAAAATTTTATGGAAAAAAATGGTCACAAAGTTAAGTAGTTTAGGTAGAGCAATATTTTATGTAGATACCCATACCATACCATATAGATGAGCAAAAACAAAGTATTTGTTTATCATAGTTCACATGTTATTTAGGGCCCCACAACGGTTTGTGGAGTGTTTAATGAGTTAATCAATTGTGTTATGGATTTCGTTCATTGGGGTGTGTTTGGTTGTGGTGTGCAGAGGTTTTAACAAAAGAGAATATTGTGGAGCCTATGCGTGATATCAGGAGAGCTCTTTTGGAAGCAGATGTAAGATGCTTTTGAGAGTTTGGTACTTTACATGATCCTTTGTGCAAATGGTGTTTATTAGGTAAGGTGAGTTTTGTTGTTGGCAGGTTAGTCTTCCTGTTGTAAGAAGGTTTGTGCAAGCTGTCACAGATCAGGCTGTGGGTGTTGGCCTCATTCGAGGAGTGAGACCAGATCAGCAATTGGTTAaggtaaaattatttatttatgattggAAACTCGTGCCAAGAGAAAGTCTAGGATTACTAGCAATTTTTCAAAGTTTAAATCACCGTGTTACACACATTCAAATTCAGTAGTCTAAAAGTTGTTTTCAAATTCAACTACTTCTACATAAAATTATATGTCAAAATGCATTTGAAATTCGCGGCAAAGAATAAGTCATATGAGCAATTCACCAGTGCTAGTAGATTGTGTGGACAAAGCACCACATAGGAATTTCTGGTGTTCTTCTTAAGTTCTGTGTATAGTTCACATGTAGGGAAGCTAAGAGAACTCTTTTGGACaagatatttatataataatctcATTTTAACGGTACTATAGAAATTAACGATGCATCTATATTTTGAGTACTGAAATTCTATACAGGTACGAAGTTGGTGTTGATCATTGGGTTTTGCAGATTGTACACGATGAACTAGTAAAACTGATGGGTGGAGAGGTCTGTGAACTGGTTTTTTCCAAATCAGGGCCCACTGTCATTTTGTTGGCCGGACTCCAGGGAGTTGGGAAAACAACTGTTTGTGCAAAGTTGGCCAACTATCTCAAGAAACAGGTGAATTTGCAATCTCGCTCCTACTACTTATTATTCTCTTTTCTGGTAGCTATTAGTTCCTTGCGTTATTGAAGCATCCTTTATTAACACGAGCACCTATTCTCAGGGGAAGAGTTGCATGCTAGTTGCTGGTGATGTTTACAGACCTGCTGCTATTGATCAACTGTCTATTTTGGGCAAACAGGTACTGGAATTTCATCTCCTCAAAGTCGACAAGTTGTAATCTCGAAAGAAACGCTAGCAATTTCGTTTTAAATTTTCTGTGTGCTGTCTTTGCCAATGCTTGGTGGTTTGATTGTAGTGTAACTCTCAATTTTGTATCTATTCACATTTTTGTAATTAGTTTTAGCTTGTTTCAGGTGGATGTTCCTGTCTACACAGCAGGTACTGATGTTAAACCTTCAGAAATTGCTAAACAAGGTTTGGCAgatgcaaagaaaaagaaaatggatgtGGTTATTGTTGACACTGCTGGCAGGCTGCAGGTAAATCCTTTCTAGGACTGGTAACGtcaaaataattatttcatgGTTCAGTTAATAATTGGAAGAATTATGTTACATTGATCAGGATTGTTATTTCTTATTAAACAGATAGACAAAACAATGATGGACGAGTTAAAAGAAGTGAAACAGGCACTGAATCCAACAGAGGTTTTGCTAGTTGTGGATGCCATGACAGGACAAGAAGCAGCAGGTAGAGAagtgaatttttaattttcagaTAATATGAAATATGGTTtactttatataaaataaaatgaaaataacacATTGATTAATTGATTCTAAATTTGTGGCTGTCACGTGTTAATgatctttttctttggttttggaATACTGTTTTACCTGACTATGAGATTTTCTGTGAACAGCTTTGGTGACTACTTTCAATCTTGAGATTGGAATAACAGGTGCAATCTTGACAAAGCTAGATGGTGATTCAAGAGGTGGAGCAGCCTTGAGTGTCAAAGAGGTTTTCTTGCATTGGACTTAGCTTTTAGAAagtgttttattatttattaaataaatataatcgaTACCAATAACTTCTGGTATTAAAAGAAAAGGACACATGGtttattggaattgaaatgtATGATTCATCTTTAGGGTACGTTGTGAGTCAAGGTCTTGCTGAAGCAAGGAAAGGAAGGGTTTGAAAAGTAACTTGAGCCCATTTTACTCTTCAATCCCTTTCCATACCCCCCTTTCACTCCAAAACTTGAACTGATAAATATTCCCACAGATAGTGTATCTGGATTTCTAAAGTGATTAACATAGTCCACCATGTTTAAGTCATGTCCTCTTGTGTTTTGCTTGATTGGATAGTTCAATGATGGCAGGTATCTGGTAAGCCAATCAAGCTGGTAGGACGAGGGGAACGCATTGAGGATCTTGAACCTTTCTACCCTGATCGAATGGCAGGACGCATATTAGGAATGGGAGATGTCCTTTCATTTGTAGAGAAGGCACAAGAAGTTGTAAGTCTCAACTATGTTACTAGATTGTTATTGTCACATAATGAACTTAAAATATTGAGCTATTAACCACATTCATTATAGATGCAACAAGAAGATGCTGAAGAACTGCAAAAGAAGATTATGAGTGCAAAGTTTGACTTTAATGATTTTCTAAAGCAAACCCGTGCTGTTGCAAAAATGGGTTCTGTGTCCCGTGTCATTGGAATGATTCCTGGTATGGGGAAGGTATGAAATCCTTAACATTAGATTTCCTGGATATTTATCATTATTCATTTCATTTTGTGTTGTCCTAATGTCCAATAATAGCAAATTAGCAATTGGCAACCTTTAAGTTTATATTGAGCATCGCTAGTTGTTGCTACTATCCTTCTATGCAAGTATTTAACATTTCGAATAGATATAGTAAAACTCATGTAATCTCATTTGCAAGCATACAGGCTACGCCTGCTCAAATTCGAGAGGCAGAGAAGAATTTGAAGGTCATGGAAGCAATGATAGAAGCAATGACGCCGGGTAAGAACCTTCGACAGCTCAGTAGTTAGAGTCTATATTTTTCATTTAGATTTTAGCTAGAATAAAATTCTTGGTTTTAACAATTAGTGCTTCAATAGTTATAGTTTTCTCCCCCCTTGTATTTTGCTGCTGCTGCTTATGATTACTTAAGGGTAAGTGTGTCATCAATGGCAAATGCTTGATTCCCATAGTCAGATAAAGTTCttaagaaataaaattgaaaggactatttgaACAAGATAATGATGTCAAACACTGTTAACTGTTTTGCTATCACAATAATAATGTTAAATTTTTGCACTGTCCCATCGACGATTGTTGCTTTTTGCCAAAGTCCTTGCAGTTCTTTGAATTTGGATTAAGTGATTTTGTTAAACCAgccctttatttttatttccagAGGAGAGGGAAAAGCCAGAACTATTGGCCGAATCACCGGTCAGGAGGAAAAGAGTTGCTCAGGATTCAGGGAAAACAGAGCAGCAGGTATGTAGAATAATTTTCTGtaagaatttaatttatattctcGAAATATCCTTCAAAGTAGCTGTTTCTCTAACTGTCCTATATTTTGGTATTTCCAAACTTTGTGGACTGCACTACAATAATGTCAGGTAAGCCAACTTGTAGCTCAACTGTTCCAAATGCGTGTTCGCATGAAGAATCTGATGGGTGTAATGCAAGGTGGATCAATTCCAACACTTAGTAATCTTGAGGAAGCACTGAAAACAGAGGAAAAGGTGATTTTATTTTATGTGCAAACAATTTTTAACAATTTCCAAGGGAATTTTTTATAGGTGCCTCCTATGGTACCTATGTTATGGTAGTTATGGTGTCTTAAAAAGTATTACCAAAATTAAAGTAACACTTTTTTACTATTTAACAacgctttttaattttaaaaaagcgGTTACTATAATGTAAAAAAAGtgactttaattttaacaacacttGTATAACCATTATAGTCACCATAACCATAGGAACTGAGCACGGTAGACTCCACCTTTTTTAAGGGGAAAAACTGAGCATGCTTTGTGGTTTCTGCATTGTACCCAGTTCAGGTTCCACCTGGTACTGCAAGGAGGAAGAAGAGATCGGAATCAAGGAAACAATTTGTGGAATCAGCAAGGCCAGCGCCTCGTGGTTTCGGGAGCAAAAACTGAACCTTCTAGAGGTGATCAGGGGAGATTGGATAAGAGACCGTCGGCGATGAACTTGTTTGATGTAGCTTTTTTCGCCCGAGACAATTATGTTCCCCAAATTATTAGATCAATTCATATAGCAATGAAGTTTGTTCAGGACCAAGAGTTTGATTTAACTCGGGAAGAAATGAGTAATATATTCGGACGTGCAAATATAAGATATAGGGGTATCATTCTTGTACAAACTCAACTTAGCCATGTTATTATTCTTGTAATCTGCGTTTCACATTATTCTATCTTTTTCGAGCTGAAAATATACAAACATTTAACATTTATTCGAACTTTCCAATTTCCATAAAGGAAAATTAGCATGTAAAACTCCTTGGATTATCACCTATTCAAATAGGTacagttttttaatttatttttctttttcttttgggtaTATTAAAGAAAATGTTTAGCATGGTCTAAACAAGCATATCGGTAAAATATGAGAACAGGAATAAGCCACCAGATTAGTTAGGACTTAGGACCCATAAAACACTAACAAACTCGGCATTTGGAACACTGGCACGTGTCAATTAATTTCCAGCAAAACTTCGACATTGAATTGGCCAGGAAAACTTGATCATGAATGCGTTTTTTTGTTATCATCTTTCCTCTCGTTTGAACTGAATAACACGGTTACATTACAGAATACAAAGTAATATGGGAACAGACGAAACTTTTCCAGCGGCAGACGTTGCTGCGGAGCTAAATCCCGGAAATAATACACGGGTTCAAGTTGATCCGGTATCATCCGAGGTGGCGGCCGCCAAGGAAATTCAGGTGAATAAACAAAGAActcaatttagaaaaaaaaatgcatagttaattatattgttatattttgtACTGATTGTGTGTTGTGGGATGTGTTTGAAGGAACAAGCTGAGGCTGAAGATAAGAAGAAGGAAAGGCGAAAGAAGGAAGCGTTGCAAAAGCTGAAATCAGGCATTATAATCTCTGCGGTAGTTGTGGCTGTGGCAGGTGCTGCCTTTGCCATTGCCAAGAAGTTGAGAGAGAAATGACATCACCTTCATAGAGATTTAATTTTTCTAGGTTAGTTTTACATTAGTTCacattcttcctttttttttttttaattctcaatAAATTCCCAGCCCCCAACATTATTATTCCTATTGAGATGATCATCATCATGTATGCTTTTTTGCGATGTACTTGATGATTGATGTCAAAGTTCAAGAGGTAGATCAATTTAAGATTTCATTTTCATGATGAGCAATGGGCTACAACAACGTTACTAGGTTTCATCGCTCATCTTTGTTAATATGGGATACAAGTTAAATATGTTCGCATCAACCTACACATGAAAATGCAAAACTTGGTGATTTTCTTAATGAGATTGGTGTGCAGTTTAATTACAGCCAAACCTAATTTGTCAATGGGTCATGATACGAAATTTAATGTGTTTTTATGATATAATAGTGGTAAGCTTATTTGATTTTATGATCATCTTGTTTTATTCTTTAAACGTTtccttttctcttcacttcttttcTAAACCTTCAACTCAGAAGTAAACACTGCAACGGAGCAATTGAACCGTGTGGCTTAAGCACACTGCATCTAGGAATCATAATACACTAGTGCTATGAGGATTACTTGAAACGTTGATTTGGGCTTGAGTGTGAGATCCAGATTTTTTCTGGAGCAGCGTCTGACTTGTTCCCGTGTCAAGGTGTTGTCGTTCGAATTCCTTGTGAGAAAGTGGGGCAGTACCTGCAACAGATTccaatacttaagttagcaaggacttTAGGTAGGTTTTTAGTAGGTTAGAACGTAAATATACCTGAGGAatgttagtgtatttatagtagagctaGTAACCACCTTTTTTCGGAGTAGTTCCACTTTTTTAGGTGAATGACCGTTCCCCTGATTTTAGGAGTTTGTTGGGGTCTATCTTTTAGTTGAGATAGAGATAATGTGAGAGATCCGGAGAGACAgttacttatttggataagtaATGTTGGGTCCTTGTcgacgtgttcgactattttaaAGAGGTCGGGTAAATGGTAGAGGCTACCCTTTTTGG contains:
- the LOC112696699 gene encoding signal recognition particle subunit SRP54, chloroplastic isoform X1 — encoded protein: MEAVHLSAVASCHFSTSSFSHNRTLYTSSSSSSSSSSSSSVKPNTLCSPWIGSTTPTTSFSTRNLFTNEIWSWVNSKSVTVRRDMRGVVRAEMFGQLTSGLEAAWSKLKGEEVLTKENIVEPMRDIRRALLEADVSLPVVRRFVQAVTDQAVGVGLIRGVRPDQQLVKIVHDELVKLMGGEVCELVFSKSGPTVILLAGLQGVGKTTVCAKLANYLKKQGKSCMLVAGDVYRPAAIDQLSILGKQVDVPVYTAGTDVKPSEIAKQGLADAKKKKMDVVIVDTAGRLQIDKTMMDELKEVKQALNPTEVLLVVDAMTGQEAAALVTTFNLEIGITGAILTKLDGDSRGGAALSVKEVSGKPIKLVGRGERIEDLEPFYPDRMAGRILGMGDVLSFVEKAQEVMQQEDAEELQKKIMSAKFDFNDFLKQTRAVAKMGSVSRVIGMIPGMGKATPAQIREAEKNLKVMEAMIEAMTPEEREKPELLAESPVRRKRVAQDSGKTEQQVSQLVAQLFQMRVRMKNLMGVMQGGSIPTLSNLEEALKTEEKFRFHLVLQGGRRDRNQGNNLWNQQGQRLVVSGAKTEPSRGDQGRLDKRPSAMNLFDVAFFARDNYVPQIIRSIHIAMKFVQDQEFDLTREEMSNIFGRANIRYRGIILVQTQLSHVIILVICVSHYSIFFELKIYKHLTFIRTFQFP
- the LOC112696699 gene encoding signal recognition particle subunit SRP54, chloroplastic isoform X2, translated to MEAVHLSAVASCHFSTSSFSHNRTLYTSSSSSSSSSSSSSVKPNTLCSPWIGSTTPTTSFSTRNLFTNEIWSWVNSKSVTVRRDMRGVVRAEMFGQLTSGLEAAWSKLKGEEVLTKENIVEPMRDIRRALLEADVSLPVVRRFVQAVTDQAVGVGLIRGVRPDQQLVKIVHDELVKLMGGEVCELVFSKSGPTVILLAGLQGVGKTTVCAKLANYLKKQGKSCMLVAGDVYRPAAIDQLSILGKQVDVPVYTAGTDVKPSEIAKQGLADAKKKKMDVVIVDTAGRLQIDKTMMDELKEVKQALNPTEVLLVVDAMTGQEAAALVTTFNLEIGITGAILTKLDGDSRGGAALSVKEVSGKPIKLVGRGERIEDLEPFYPDRMAGRILGMGDVLSFVEKAQEVMQQEDAEELQKKIMSAKFDFNDFLKQTRAVAKMGSVSRVIGMIPGMGKATPAQIREAEKNLKVMEAMIEAMTPEEREKPELLAESPVRRKRVAQDSGKTEQQVSQLVAQLFQMRVRMKNLMGVMQGGSIPTLSNLEEALKTEEKVPPGTARRKKRSESRKQFVESARPAPRGFGSKN